A window from Balaenoptera musculus isolate JJ_BM4_2016_0621 chromosome 8, mBalMus1.pri.v3, whole genome shotgun sequence encodes these proteins:
- the HSPB2 gene encoding heat shock protein beta-2: MSGRSVPHAHPATAEYEFANPSRLGEQRFGEGLLPEEILTPTLYHGYYVRPRAAQAGEGSRAGASELRLSEGKFQAFLDVSHFTPDEVTVRTVDNLLEVSARHPQRLDRHGFVSREFCRTYVLPADVDPWRVRAALTHDGILNLEAPRGGRHLDTEVNEVYISLLPAPPDPEEEEAASAEP, from the exons ATGTCCGGCCGCTCGGTGCCACATGCCCACCCGGCCACCGCCGAGTACGAGTTTGCCAACCCGAGCCGCCTGGGCGAGCAGCGCTTCGGGGAAG gCCTCCTGCCAGAAGAGATCCTGACCCCCACCCTCTACCATGGCTACTATGTCCGGCCCCGGGCCGCCCAAGCTGGGGAGGGCAGCAGGGCAGGGGCCTCTGAGCTTCGGCTCAGTGAGGGCAAGTTCCAGGCGTTTCTGGATGTGAGCCACTTTACCCCCGATGAGGTAACCGTGAGGACTGTGGACAACCTACTGGAGGTGTCTGCCCGGCACCCCCAGCGCCTGGACCGCCATGGCTTCGTGTCCAGAGAGTTCTGCCGAACCTACGTCCTGCCTGCTGATGTTGACCCCTGGCGGGTCCGCGCTGCTCTCACCCATGATGGCATCCTCAACCTGGAGGCGCCTCGGGGTGGCcgacatttggacacagaggtCAATGAGGTCTACATCTCCCTGCTCCCTGCACCTCCTGAtccagaggaagaggaggcagccAGTGCTGAGCCCTGA